The following are encoded together in the Pelosinus sp. IPA-1 genome:
- a CDS encoding heme NO-binding domain-containing protein, whose protein sequence is MVIKGTVVATWVGTARNMWGPELVGKAMQSAGWAKDRIVGPTEDIEDSEVRKFIGTLATSSGKSEDEIWLTIGKDNVRAFLEAYPAFFQQENLYSFLRSMYDVHVVVVKRIPGANPPEILIEPISEYEAVFSYRSKRGMFGYLNGLIVGAAEHFKEKIKTEVLEKSTGHVKIKICFENPITQHETYRINKLLSFGFIKSLPVKIGVAATLLTVVVDAIVAMMGASIPLWSAIISGGLAAFASALLLKPFTSIQKEIGNIQERKYFLETKLHTNDQFEDLMQGLSLYKKRLKREFVGFKGTGDEMNRFADLFNTLADKMSETSHSISGVVYDVATAASNQAVETTEAVGILSGNLDTLKKFVVEQNRNKVQLEAAVSEINHGFGEVQASGAKLEHSLEKFAEVKKSAGNLQLQATKITEITGMVAAIAGQTNLLALNAAIEAARAGEQGRGFAVVAEEVRKLAEQSHQHSDSITSDLKVLMDIISGVVAMIEEEYDVLAVESHQLNEVVASNSRHVGNVQNVATNIVDMIGKLEHEMTGLGQVYGKIESLAAISEENSAASEEVSASVQVYNDKLQDMMSKIGEFKVVIQHFSEDVNQYRT, encoded by the coding sequence ATGGTTATTAAAGGGACAGTTGTTGCTACATGGGTTGGCACTGCAAGAAATATGTGGGGTCCGGAATTAGTTGGTAAGGCCATGCAAAGTGCAGGATGGGCAAAGGACCGGATTGTAGGGCCTACTGAAGATATTGAAGATAGTGAGGTTCGAAAGTTCATTGGGACTTTAGCCACATCTTCAGGAAAATCAGAGGATGAAATATGGTTAACGATTGGTAAGGACAATGTGAGAGCGTTCTTAGAGGCTTATCCGGCATTTTTTCAGCAAGAAAACTTATATTCTTTCTTGCGGTCCATGTATGATGTACATGTTGTAGTGGTAAAACGAATACCGGGTGCTAATCCTCCAGAAATCTTAATTGAGCCGATCTCTGAATATGAGGCCGTTTTTAGTTATCGCTCCAAGAGGGGAATGTTTGGGTACCTTAATGGTCTTATTGTCGGAGCTGCAGAGCATTTCAAAGAAAAGATCAAAACAGAAGTGCTTGAAAAGTCTACCGGTCATGTTAAAATAAAAATTTGCTTTGAAAATCCGATTACTCAACACGAAACATACCGTATTAACAAGCTATTATCCTTTGGATTTATCAAAAGCTTACCAGTTAAAATCGGTGTGGCCGCAACCTTGTTAACGGTTGTGGTCGATGCCATAGTAGCTATGATGGGGGCATCCATTCCTCTGTGGTCGGCAATTATTAGCGGTGGGCTCGCAGCTTTTGCATCTGCTCTGCTTTTAAAACCCTTTACTTCTATTCAAAAAGAGATTGGGAACATACAAGAAAGAAAGTACTTCCTTGAAACAAAACTACATACAAATGATCAATTCGAAGATCTGATGCAAGGGCTTTCCTTGTATAAGAAGCGTTTAAAACGGGAATTTGTAGGATTTAAAGGCACTGGAGATGAAATGAACCGCTTTGCGGATCTTTTCAATACCTTAGCTGATAAAATGTCAGAGACGTCTCATAGTATTTCTGGTGTTGTCTATGATGTGGCAACAGCGGCTAGCAATCAGGCCGTGGAAACAACAGAGGCAGTTGGCATTTTAAGTGGCAATTTAGATACATTGAAAAAGTTTGTTGTGGAGCAAAATCGTAATAAAGTACAACTCGAGGCAGCAGTATCGGAAATCAATCATGGCTTTGGGGAAGTACAGGCATCTGGTGCTAAATTAGAACATAGTTTAGAAAAATTTGCCGAGGTAAAGAAGTCGGCGGGAAATCTTCAATTACAAGCTACGAAGATTACGGAAATTACGGGCATGGTAGCTGCGATTGCTGGCCAGACCAATTTATTGGCACTAAATGCAGCCATTGAGGCAGCAAGGGCAGGAGAGCAGGGAAGAGGCTTTGCCGTTGTAGCAGAAGAAGTACGCAAATTAGCGGAACAATCTCATCAACATTCCGATAGTATTACTAGTGATTTAAAGGTATTAATGGATATTATTAGCGGTGTCGTAGCGATGATTGAAGAAGAATATGATGTATTGGCAGTAGAAAGTCATCAACTGAATGAAGTGGTAGCAAGCAATAGTCGTCATGTAGGTAATGTGCAGAATGTAGCTACGAATATTGTAGATATGATTGGAAAGTTAGAACATGAGATGACAGGGCTTGGACAGGTATATGGAAAGATTGAATCCTTAGCAGCTATTTCAGAAGAAAATTCTGCTGCGAGTGAGGAAGTCAGTGCATCGGTTCAGGTATACAATGATAAATTGCAGGATATGATGAGTAAAATTGGTGAATTTAAAGTGGTTATTCAGCATTTTAGTGAAGACGTAAATCAATATCGTACTTGA
- a CDS encoding DUF2935 domain-containing protein: protein MPRQNMSYMVPEPLEPLNVEEVKFWLRIMEEHAIFIRSGLPKENADSIDEAESFQREFESLRVRAERVQNEKKFMEIVTDAQVLVKDFYTYKRGLLHRMLECKLAGYNFPLFLDHMAREAEYFLRLLEKMRNGRVALSGGTKAQENVFWLRIMADHTYFISHLLDPSERNLIQTANEFSQEFDELFLQGRDFSSMLQGYSEVPSFKRFIQDVRVSVLRLRDFKRAAQDMIEECRLVGLIPALLADHVRREAEHFLLILTMMEKGVVKNMAVASLEDIGETPLMETIIDTNDNCKIPTLMKPGRDEDFTEEVREPEPEPVLEPKVEVEIVTNEKVNSKIKMSKEPKFNKPESMGKAFQAKEVVKAEVILQEENVNPVMEKAESKTSDVKYKWSGKWPRQLGKKPE from the coding sequence ATGCCGCGTCAAAACATGTCTTATATGGTTCCTGAGCCCTTGGAACCACTCAACGTAGAAGAAGTTAAGTTTTGGTTGCGAATCATGGAAGAGCATGCCATATTTATTAGGTCTGGTTTACCTAAAGAGAATGCTGATTCAATTGATGAGGCCGAATCTTTTCAACGTGAATTCGAATCCTTGCGCGTACGCGCGGAAAGAGTGCAAAATGAAAAGAAATTCATGGAGATCGTTACTGATGCTCAGGTTTTAGTAAAGGACTTTTATACTTATAAACGTGGTTTATTACATCGGATGCTCGAGTGCAAATTAGCGGGTTATAATTTTCCCCTGTTCTTAGATCATATGGCGCGTGAAGCGGAGTATTTTCTGCGTCTATTAGAAAAAATGAGAAATGGCAGAGTAGCTTTAAGCGGGGGAACTAAGGCACAAGAAAATGTATTTTGGCTTCGTATAATGGCGGATCATACTTATTTCATTAGTCATTTATTGGATCCTTCTGAACGTAACTTAATTCAGACTGCAAATGAGTTTTCCCAAGAGTTTGATGAACTATTTTTACAAGGAAGAGATTTCTCTAGTATGTTGCAGGGGTATTCCGAGGTTCCTTCTTTTAAACGGTTTATTCAAGATGTTCGTGTTTCCGTCTTGCGTCTGAGAGATTTTAAACGTGCAGCACAAGATATGATCGAAGAGTGCCGATTAGTAGGGTTAATTCCTGCCTTGCTAGCAGATCATGTAAGGCGAGAAGCAGAGCATTTTCTATTAATCTTGACGATGATGGAAAAAGGCGTCGTGAAAAACATGGCGGTAGCATCCTTGGAGGATATTGGAGAGACCCCTTTAATGGAAACAATAATAGACACGAATGATAACTGTAAGATACCGACTTTAATGAAACCAGGACGTGATGAGGATTTTACAGAAGAAGTAAGAGAGCCAGAACCAGAGCCAGTGCTAGAGCCAAAAGTAGAAGTAGAAATAGTTACAAATGAAAAAGTGAACAGTAAAATTAAAATGAGTAAAGAGCCCAAGTTCAACAAACCGGAAAGCATGGGCAAAGCATTCCAGGCAAAAGAAGTAGTAAAAGCGGAAGTCATTTTGCAAGAAGAAAATGTCAATCCTGTGATGGAAAAAGCAGAGAGCAAAACTAGTGATGTTAAATATAAATGGAGCGGGAAATGGCCTCGTCAATTAGGGAAAAAACCTGAGTAA
- a CDS encoding transporter substrate-binding domain-containing protein has product MSLARKISTMTLGLLILLQPTWGFANRNDTYRAFGDNAHPPLVFVNEMGQQDGYDVDFIHLLENEGAGTFDIMLLDWDNAKENVAQGKGDILIGVVDTPEREKFFDFTEPYLETRLVIFTMRSNFLIRSANDLVNRRVGVQRGDFGEDFLKSHLPNLHLNRYTNQKDALKALSEGELDAVVGSYFIGMYWINQHNLHGNIKVVGTPLAVNSYSLGVPKGNTVLLSNLNVGIDHLKKTGKLKQLQDKWFGENYFLREIFGNPRLMEFITWGVFGAIVLIGIVVLFVYSLRRKVEVATSRLREANQELVHAYDVTIRAFFSALEKRESGTANHSLAVNNIALEIGREMKLSENELLYLHWGTLLHDIGKLAISDDILLKEGNLTAEEYEKIKQHPIIGYQILQGAEYLREAARIALYHQERFDGKGYPNGLKGDAIPLLARICSVADAFEAMISDRPYRKGRPYEEAMAELVRNSGTQFDPRVIRAFLQINHSAQESVALYEKFYREIEGV; this is encoded by the coding sequence GTGTCATTAGCAAGGAAGATAAGTACTATGACGCTAGGATTATTAATTTTACTCCAGCCTACCTGGGGGTTCGCGAATCGAAATGATACATACAGAGCCTTTGGCGATAATGCACATCCTCCTTTGGTATTTGTTAATGAGATGGGACAGCAAGATGGTTATGATGTTGATTTTATTCATCTATTAGAAAATGAGGGCGCTGGTACCTTTGATATTATGTTACTAGATTGGGACAATGCCAAAGAGAACGTGGCGCAAGGCAAGGGCGACATATTAATTGGTGTTGTGGATACGCCAGAACGAGAAAAATTTTTTGATTTCACCGAGCCATACTTGGAAACTCGGCTCGTTATTTTTACAATGCGGAGTAATTTTTTAATCAGATCTGCAAATGATTTGGTGAATCGCCGAGTGGGAGTACAGCGTGGAGATTTTGGCGAGGATTTTTTGAAGAGCCATCTTCCTAACCTGCACTTAAATCGGTATACAAATCAAAAAGATGCATTGAAGGCTCTGTCAGAAGGTGAATTGGATGCTGTTGTAGGTAGTTACTTTATAGGTATGTACTGGATCAATCAGCATAATTTACATGGTAATATCAAGGTTGTTGGAACCCCGCTAGCTGTGAATTCTTATTCATTAGGAGTACCAAAAGGAAACACTGTCCTACTATCAAATCTAAATGTTGGAATTGATCATTTAAAGAAAACAGGTAAACTCAAGCAATTGCAGGATAAGTGGTTTGGTGAAAATTATTTTCTTCGAGAAATTTTTGGTAATCCTCGTCTTATGGAGTTTATTACTTGGGGTGTTTTTGGAGCAATTGTTTTGATTGGTATAGTCGTATTGTTTGTTTATTCTTTACGCCGGAAAGTAGAGGTCGCCACGAGTCGTTTAAGGGAGGCGAATCAGGAGCTAGTTCATGCTTATGATGTTACGATTCGCGCCTTTTTTAGTGCCCTTGAGAAAAGGGAAAGCGGTACTGCGAATCATTCCCTAGCTGTCAATAATATTGCCTTAGAGATTGGGCGAGAGATGAAGCTTTCTGAAAACGAACTTTTATATCTTCATTGGGGAACATTGCTTCACGACATTGGTAAGTTAGCGATTAGTGATGATATTTTACTTAAGGAAGGAAATTTAACAGCAGAAGAATATGAAAAGATAAAGCAGCATCCGATCATTGGATATCAAATTTTGCAAGGTGCCGAATATTTGCGGGAGGCAGCTCGGATTGCCTTATATCATCAAGAACGATTTGATGGTAAGGGGTATCCTAATGGCTTGAAGGGTGATGCCATTCCCTTATTGGCAAGGATATGTTCTGTTGCCGATGCATTTGAAGCCATGATTAGTGATAGACCCTATCGCAAGGGGCGACCATATGAAGAGGCTATGGCTGAATTAGTAAGAAACAGTGGAACTCAATTTGATCCTCGAGTAATTCGTGCCTTTTTACAAATAAACCACAGTGCACAAGAGAGTGTAGCATTGTATGAAAAATTTTATAGAGAGATCGAGGGTGTTTAG
- a CDS encoding sigma 54-interacting transcriptional regulator — protein sequence MIRERRSKEKLVTYYEKFTSTGVMDPNVHPWVADSWEKSREQGIPSKDLPKLIKLNKEELARRQHLHHAAMEYLNGLYNQTREHFNVYNLSLLLLDQECYVMKNYALPFFQKSPGELEGSRLAEEDIGTSSISIVHEHKVPFLLFGPEMWIKECQDGDACSVPIMVDGQLVYIVTIVSVEQESLPYSAVVSLLLSIKYSMEQHLTILDQLEARHAILDSVPFAVYHIVPGGDVVYSNKLGKSRLAGIDAVNNDIVANLNDVVLNYRHTPLYKGFKGIPSYNKEVTWITQRKTYEDITTVIPLEQEKVVTSVVAVSLPIEDLRTLVAHAVGYKARYSLASMVGETPVFITMQEKAGRVARNNNHLLLQGESGTGKQRMAHAIHQASVRAAGPLISLKCGDILPEVLEEELFGSGEYKDESRPGKLELANGGTLFLDEIEKMPLHVASQLAECLKERQLRRVGEDVQRSFDIRIIAACDSDLKRLTEKGVFFAPLYEIISKSMIRIPPLRARREDIPLLAEHIIEELAEQHNMPVKELLSEAKELLMSYEWPGNIKQLQGVVEQAFFNTEGSKIALKDISLLGETGISSAWKEDKEIFVEAWKVAGGNISRLANMLDVSRVTLYRYLKKFGLDKE from the coding sequence ATGATAAGAGAGCGGCGCAGTAAAGAAAAGCTTGTAACCTATTATGAAAAGTTTACTAGTACGGGTGTAATGGACCCCAATGTACACCCATGGGTAGCCGATTCCTGGGAAAAAAGCCGGGAACAAGGTATTCCTTCAAAGGACTTACCTAAATTGATTAAGCTTAACAAGGAAGAATTAGCTAGAAGACAACATTTACATCATGCAGCGATGGAGTATCTAAATGGTTTGTATAATCAAACTAGGGAGCATTTCAATGTATATAACTTAAGTCTTTTGTTGTTAGACCAAGAGTGTTATGTAATGAAAAATTATGCGTTGCCATTTTTTCAAAAGAGCCCTGGAGAATTAGAAGGATCAAGATTGGCAGAAGAAGATATTGGAACATCAAGCATTAGTATTGTTCATGAACATAAGGTACCCTTCTTACTATTTGGTCCAGAGATGTGGATTAAGGAATGTCAGGATGGTGACGCCTGCTCTGTGCCGATTATGGTAGATGGTCAGTTAGTATATATTGTAACAATTGTGTCAGTTGAGCAAGAATCATTACCCTACAGTGCAGTGGTATCTTTGCTGCTCAGTATTAAATATTCTATGGAACAGCATTTAACTATCTTAGACCAGTTAGAGGCACGTCATGCGATTTTAGATTCCGTACCCTTTGCGGTGTATCACATTGTACCAGGCGGCGATGTTGTCTATAGTAATAAGTTAGGGAAAAGTCGTTTGGCGGGGATTGATGCTGTTAATAATGATATTGTAGCGAACCTAAATGATGTGGTCTTGAATTATCGTCATACACCCTTGTATAAAGGTTTCAAAGGAATACCATCCTATAATAAAGAAGTGACATGGATTACCCAGCGAAAAACATACGAAGATATTACCACGGTAATACCTCTAGAGCAGGAGAAGGTAGTAACCAGTGTTGTTGCTGTGTCTTTGCCAATTGAGGATTTGAGAACCCTAGTTGCTCATGCTGTTGGCTACAAAGCCAGATATAGCCTTGCTAGTATGGTAGGAGAAACTCCTGTATTCATTACAATGCAAGAAAAGGCAGGAAGAGTAGCCCGTAATAACAATCACCTATTATTGCAAGGCGAATCTGGTACTGGTAAACAACGGATGGCCCATGCTATACATCAAGCAAGTGTCAGAGCTGCAGGTCCGCTCATTTCATTGAAGTGCGGTGATATACTGCCAGAAGTATTAGAGGAAGAATTATTTGGCAGTGGTGAATATAAGGATGAAAGCCGCCCAGGGAAGCTAGAGCTGGCTAATGGCGGTACTTTATTCTTAGACGAAATTGAAAAAATGCCTCTGCATGTAGCTTCCCAATTAGCTGAATGTTTGAAAGAACGCCAGTTACGTCGCGTAGGGGAAGATGTACAGCGTAGTTTTGATATTCGTATCATTGCAGCCTGCGATAGTGATTTGAAACGCCTAACGGAAAAGGGAGTTTTCTTTGCACCTCTGTATGAGATCATCTCAAAAAGCATGATTCGCATCCCGCCTTTACGGGCGCGGCGTGAAGACATTCCGCTCTTGGCTGAACATATTATTGAAGAATTGGCGGAGCAGCATAATATGCCAGTAAAGGAACTCCTGAGCGAAGCAAAAGAGCTTTTGATGTCTTATGAATGGCCTGGTAACATTAAACAGTTGCAAGGAGTTGTAGAGCAGGCCTTCTTTAATACAGAAGGAAGTAAAATTGCTCTGAAAGATATTAGCCTGCTTGGTGAAACTGGCATTAGTTCTGCTTGGAAAGAAGATAAAGAGATCTTTGTAGAGGCATGGAAGGTTGCTGGTGGTAACATTAGTCGTCTTGCGAATATGCTAGATGTTAGTCGTGTTACGCTGTACAGATATTTGAAAAAATTTGGTTTAGATAAAGAATAG
- the trmB gene encoding tRNA (guanosine(46)-N7)-methyltransferase TrmB produces MRLRRKPWVDEALEEYKDIVVIKEIPYGTYGKPDQERTNVHEHRKGHWHEVFGRNAPLHVELGTGKGKFITQLAEENPEINFIGIEAQQDVLYYAALKAREKNLTNVRLLVFDINQVLDIFAPGEVDRFYINFCDPWPKARHARRRLTHANFLDKYRLLLAKGGEIFFKTDNRPLFDFSLEQFAACNLEVNQVTFDLHKSDYQGNVMTEYETKFSGMGTSINRCEIKFP; encoded by the coding sequence ATGCGACTAAGAAGAAAGCCTTGGGTAGATGAGGCATTAGAAGAATATAAAGATATCGTAGTAATAAAAGAAATTCCCTATGGTACATATGGAAAGCCAGATCAGGAGAGAACGAATGTTCATGAGCATAGAAAAGGGCATTGGCATGAAGTTTTTGGTCGAAATGCGCCTTTGCATGTTGAACTTGGAACAGGTAAGGGGAAGTTCATCACCCAGTTGGCGGAAGAAAATCCGGAAATTAATTTTATTGGAATTGAAGCCCAACAAGATGTTTTATACTATGCGGCCCTAAAGGCAAGGGAAAAGAACCTTACTAATGTTCGGCTGCTTGTTTTTGATATTAACCAAGTATTAGATATTTTCGCTCCAGGTGAGGTAGATCGATTTTATATTAACTTTTGTGATCCATGGCCTAAGGCGCGGCATGCTAGACGACGTTTAACCCATGCCAACTTTCTGGACAAGTATCGCCTATTACTTGCAAAGGGCGGAGAAATATTCTTTAAGACCGATAATAGACCTTTATTTGATTTTTCATTAGAGCAGTTTGCAGCTTGTAATTTAGAGGTAAATCAAGTAACTTTTGATTTGCATAAGAGTGATTATCAAGGAAATGTAATGACAGAATATGAGACGAAATTTAGCGGCATGGGTACGAGTATTAATCGGTGTGAGATAAAATTTCCGTAG